From Cannabis sativa cultivar Pink pepper isolate KNU-18-1 chromosome 8, ASM2916894v1, whole genome shotgun sequence, a single genomic window includes:
- the LOC133030507 gene encoding secreted RxLR effector protein 161-like, producing MENSKKGKLLFRHGITLCKDQYPKTPHEMEDMKKDPYALIVGSLMYEILCTRPNICYVVGIVSRYQSNLGLEHWIAVKHILKYLWRTRDLMLVYSSGQLNQTGYTDPNFESDKDSRKSTSRSLFTLGGGAIVWRSIKQTSIADSTMEAEYIAACEATKEVVWLKKFYID from the coding sequence ATGGAGAATTCTAAGAAAGGAAAATTACTATTCAGACATGGAATTACTCTATGTAAGGATCAATATCCAAAGACTCCTCATGAGATGGAGGACATGAAAAAGGACCCTTATGCATTAATAGTTGGGAGCTTGATGTATGAAATATTGTGTACAAGGCCTAACATATGCTACGTTGTAGGGATTGTTAGTCGTTACCAATCTAATCTAGGTTTGGAACACTGGATAGCTGTAAAGCACATTCTCAAGTATCTTTGGAGAACAAGAGATCTCATGCTTGTATATTCTAGTGGACAGTTAAATCAAACTGGATATACTGATCCTAATTTTGAATCAGACAAAGATAGTCGAAAGTCGACATCTAGGTCATTATTTACTCTTGGTGGAGGAGCTATAGTCTGGAGAAGTATTAAGCAAACCAGTATTGCAGATTCAACCATGgaagccgaatatatagccgcTTGTGAAGCAACTAAGGAAGTGGTTTGGTTGAAGAAATTTTACATTGATTAG
- the LOC115700663 gene encoding small ribosomal subunit protein uS11x codes for MASKRKNREPKEENVTLGPAVREGEHVFGVAHIFASFNDTFIHVTDLSGRETLVRITGGMKVKADRDESSPYAAMLAAQDVAQRCKELGVTALHIKLRATGGNKTKTPGPGAQSALRALARSGMRVGRIEDVTPIPTDSTRRKGGRRGRRL; via the exons ATG GCCTCGAAGAGGAAGAACAGGGAGCCAAAGGAAGAAAATGTCACCCTTGGCCCAGCTGTCAGGGAAGGAGAGCATGTTTTTGGTGTTGCCCACATTTTTGCTTCTTTCAACGATACATTCATC CATGTGACTGATCTTTCTGGGAGAGAAACCCTTGTTCGTATTACTG GTGGAATGAAGGTCAAAGCTGACAGAGATGAATCTTCTCCCTATGCTGCTATGCTTGCAGCTCAGGATGTTGCACAGAGATGCAAG GAGTTGGGTGTTACTGCTCTACATATTAAGCTCCGTGCCACTGGTGGTAACAAAACCAAAACACCCGGTCCAGGTGCCCAGTCTGCTCTTCGAGCTCTTGCTCGTTCTGGAATGAGAGTTGGCCGTATTG AGGATGTCACTCCCATCCCAACTGACAGTACCCGTAGAAAGGGTGGTAGAAGAGGTAGAAGGCTATAA